In Providencia zhijiangensis, a single window of DNA contains:
- a CDS encoding NCS2 family permease, producing the protein MAGQQASSNCKLDSYFKITARGSSVRREIIAGLTTFLAMVYSVIVVPGMLGQAGFPPTAVFIATCLVAGFGSLLMGLWANLPMAIGCAISLTAFTAFSLVLGQHISIPVALGAVFLMGCLFTIISVTGIRSWILRNMPMGVAHGTGIGIGLFLLLIAATGVGLVVKNPNAGLPVALGEFTSFPVLMSLIGLAVIFGLEKRRVPGGVLLVIIAISIIGLIFDPAVKYQGFFKLPSFGEDGLALMFSMDIMGALQAAVLPSVLALVMTAVFDATGTIRAVAGQANLLDKDGQIIDGGKALTADSVSSIFAGAIGASPAAVYIESAAGTAAGGRTGLTAVVVGVLFLFILFLSPLSYLVPAYATAPALMYVGLLMLSNVSKLDFDDFVDSMSGLLCAVFIVLTCNIVTGIMLGFASLVIGRICAGEWRKLNIGSVVIAVLLVAFYAADLAI; encoded by the coding sequence ATGGCAGGCCAACAGGCTTCATCCAATTGCAAATTGGATTCATATTTTAAGATCACAGCGCGTGGCTCATCAGTGCGTCGCGAAATCATTGCGGGATTAACGACATTCTTAGCGATGGTTTATTCTGTCATCGTCGTGCCGGGTATGTTAGGACAAGCAGGCTTCCCCCCTACTGCAGTATTTATCGCAACCTGTTTAGTCGCGGGTTTCGGTTCTTTATTAATGGGGTTATGGGCGAATCTGCCAATGGCAATTGGCTGTGCAATCTCATTAACGGCGTTTACCGCCTTTAGCTTAGTGTTAGGGCAACACATTAGTATTCCAGTTGCGCTGGGTGCCGTGTTCTTAATGGGGTGTTTATTCACCATTATTTCTGTGACAGGTATTCGTAGTTGGATTTTACGTAACATGCCAATGGGCGTGGCTCACGGTACGGGTATTGGCATCGGCCTGTTTTTACTCTTGATTGCAGCAACGGGCGTTGGCTTAGTGGTTAAAAACCCAAATGCAGGCTTACCCGTTGCGCTGGGTGAATTTACTTCATTCCCTGTTTTAATGTCTCTGATTGGTTTAGCTGTAATTTTCGGTTTAGAAAAACGCCGTGTACCGGGCGGAGTGTTATTAGTCATTATCGCGATTTCGATTATTGGTTTGATTTTCGACCCTGCCGTTAAATACCAAGGTTTCTTTAAACTGCCTTCATTCGGTGAAGATGGTTTAGCGCTGATGTTCAGCATGGATATCATGGGTGCACTTCAAGCTGCGGTTCTGCCAAGCGTTCTGGCATTAGTAATGACGGCAGTTTTTGATGCAACGGGAACTATCCGCGCGGTTGCGGGTCAAGCGAACTTACTGGATAAAGACGGTCAGATTATCGATGGTGGAAAAGCGTTAACCGCTGACTCTGTCAGCAGCATTTTTGCTGGGGCGATCGGCGCATCACCAGCCGCGGTATATATCGAATCTGCAGCAGGAACCGCAGCAGGCGGTCGTACAGGTTTAACCGCTGTAGTTGTTGGTGTTTTATTCTTATTTATCTTGTTCTTATCGCCATTGTCTTATCTGGTACCTGCCTATGCAACGGCGCCAGCACTGATGTATGTGGGTCTGTTGATGTTGAGCAATGTCTCGAAATTAGATTTCGATGATTTTGTGGATTCGATGTCAGGTTTACTGTGCGCGGTATTCATCGTATTAACCTGTAATATCGTCACCGGTATCATGCTAGGTTT